CACCGAGGACGGGTCATTCATCGTAAACTTAAACCGCGTGTACAGCGTGGCATTTTGGTTCAGCATTACGCCGCGCACATCGGCGCGCACCAGGTTGCTGATGCTCAGCGGCGTCAAGGCCCCCTGGTAAATCTGGTTGATTTCCGTGGCGCTCAATGCCCGCAGCCACACCGCCAGTTCATCAATGTCACCGGCGAAGTAATTGCCGTTGGCATCCAAAATCCCGCCACCCCCAATGTTAAACGGCGAGGCGCTCGTGCCATAACTGCTCGAACCCGTGCCCGAGGCCACTTGCACCCCGTCCACAAACAACCGGATGCCCGTGGAATCGCCCACCGCCGCCACGTGATGCCACTCGTTAATGGGATAAGGATAACTCCAGGAAAAATTCCCGCTGGGGGTGTACAAGTGAATCTGCGGCGTGCCCGGATTAAGCCAGCCAAATTCCAGACTGTCATTCTGCCCAAACAACCCATCCCGCGCGCGCGGAGTGGCCGTGGGACGAATCCACGCCATCATGGTGAAAGCCGTCGCATTCACAATCATCGCGCTGCCCGCGGTGGCATACGAGCTGGAGCCATTGAACGAAGCACAGGTATTGTTGGCATCAAAACCCGGCTGCCCCGGCGGGCGCACCCCGGCCGCCCCCAGCGTCACCCCATTGTAAGTGGCGTGGTACAGGTTGGTGGCTGCATTGGTCGCCGTGGTACCGCTCAGTTCATTAAACCGATAATACATCCGCGGCCCCGCATTCAAGATGACCTGCGCTCCCCCGCTGCCGCCTCCGCTGCCGGTGTCAAAGCCCATCCCATTGCCCGCTGTGGCCCACCCACTGTCATCAAAATCCTCGCGCAGCCAGTTCGTGCCCAACGCATCATCCACCGGCACCCGGATGCGCGCCATCGCATTGGTGCCCACCAACACATAATTCGTCACCAACATCGGCAAACCATAACCGACATTCTGAAATTGCTGGGGATAACTGGGCGTGTACTGGCTGGCAATCGTCCCGTCCGGCCGCACCAGCGCCAGGAACCGCCCTTCAGCCGACAGGCGAAAACTCGTGTGCAACGGGCTGCCCGGCTCCCGCCGATTCTTGCCCGACGCCCACACCAGCATAAACCGATTCGGTCCCAGATTGGTCGCCGGGAAGCGCCAGCGATTCAGATTATTCGCGCTGTCCGTCAACGCCCAATTCAACAAATTGACCGTGTTGGAACTGATGTTGTGAAGCTCAATCCAGTCGGAACTATCTCCATCCTCGTCGGTAATCAGCCCCCCATTGGAGGCCATAAACTCGCTGATTACCACATCCGCCGCGGGCAAAGTTAACGGCACGTTGAGGACAAACAGGAGGGTCAGACCGGCAAAAACTGCCGCCAGCCGTTGCGCCAATGTTTTCATGCGTCTGATGGATGGTTGTTACACTTAGGTTACAAGCTAAACCAAAAATTGCAATGCCTGAATGCAAAATCCACCCCCAAAACCTCCATTTGCACCAAGGGCCGCTGACACCGCAGCGGATTCTCAGCGCCCTCACCTCCGTCCGCGCTCCCGCTTACCTCCTACCACCATGCGCAGATGCCGCGTGATGGCGGTGACATGCCACCTCCACGCAAATCTCCCCTCACGCTTTGCGGTTGCCAAATCGGCCCAACAATGGTTGACTGGGCCTCATAGCCTGAATTGAAAAAAAACATGGGATGCACCGCGCCAGTAATCAAATGCCGACTCCTGCCGTCGTGCCACGGTCGCTCTGCAGAGCACTCCGCATGCAACCATAAAAAAATCGCCGGCGGGGAACCGGCGATTTTTTATGAGATGCTCTTCAAACCCGGTGTGCGGCTTGGCCGCAGGGAACCGGTCTGCACGCATCTAACTTTGTCTTGATTCATTAACACTCTACCTCATCCCTTTATGCAAAGCAACCACAAAAATACTCCCTCCCAACCCGACCTCGAACTGGCCTTTGACGTCGGCCACAGCTCCATCGGCTGGGCCGTCCTCCAGGAGGTCAACTCCCCATCCCCGGCCAACGATGAATTGCCCACCCCAGCCCTGCTGGGCTGCGGCGTGGTCATCTTCGGCGCCGACGATTGCCTGGCCAAAAAACGCCGCGATTACCGCCGCCAGCGCCGCCACATCCGCGCCACCCGGCAACGCATCGCCCGCTTGAAATCCCTGCTCGCGCACCTGGGCGTCCTCAAACCGCACCAACTGGACAAGCCCGGCTGCGCCTGGCCCTGGCTCCTGGCCGCCCGCGTCCTCCGCGGTGGCCCCCTGCTCTCCTGGCCGGAGTTGTGGGACGTCCTCCGCTGGTATGCCCACAACCGCGGTTACAACGCCAACCGCCTCTGGAGCCGCCAGGAGCACGGGGAAGAAGAAGATGCGGAAAAAGTGCAAAATGCCCGGCATCTTTTGGAGAAGCATCAGACCCGCACCATGGCCGAAACTATTTGCGCCATTTGCGGCCTGGACCCCCTCGGCAATAAACGCTCCTGCCATCTTCCTGGCGACCAGCGTCCCAAGGGCCTGAACGCCGCCTTCCCACGCGAAATTGTGGAAGCTGAAGTGCTGGACATCCTCGAACGTCACAAAAATCGCCTTCCCCAGCTCAATCAGGCTTTCATACATGCGCTGATGAGCGATTGGAAAGCCATTGGTTGTCCGTCCATTAAATTGCCGGAGCGCTACCACGGCGGCCTCCTCTTTGGCCAGCTTGTCCCACGCTTCGATAACCGCATCATTTCCTCCTGCCCCATCACCTTTGAAAAAGTTTTTCAGCAAACCCTCCAGGAAACCCAAGACCCCAAAGAGGCCGAGCACCGCGCCACCAAAGCCGCCAAAGTGCCCGCCGCCAAATGTCCGGAATTCCTGCGCTTCCGCTGGGCCATGCTCCTGGCCAACGTCAAAATCTCCCAGGCCGGCAACGGCCATGTGCGCCCGCTATCCGTAACAGAACGGCAAACCCTGCACCAAAAAATGGAGGCCAAAGGCTTCCTGACCAAGGACGAATTCAAAAAAGCCGTGCGAGAATTGACCCACAACCAGCCCGACAACCTGGACCAGATGCTCATGCCGCCGGATGCCGACAAAATGCTCGTCCTTGACCCGGTCAAAAAGGCGCTTTCGCAGCCCTTCCTAATCGCAATTTGGCCCCATCTGCCCATCCGGCTCCAAAAACGCGCCATCGGCCAGTTACGCCATGGTAAAAGCATTACCTTGGCAGAGCTTTGCAAAAACGCCTCGGAAGAAGAACGGCGGCGCCTCCAGCAAGCCCTCCAGGATTTTGCCGCCCAGGAAAATACCAAGAAGAAACGTGGCCAGACCCACACCGTGGAGGACTGGCTCAAACAACGCCTCCATGCCGACCTCCCCAGCGCCCGCGCCCCTTACACCCGCGAAGTCATGCGCCAGGCATGGCAGGACGTCATGGAAAAAGGCATCCACCCCAAGGAAAAAGACGGTTGCCTCTACCGCGATGAAGCCATCCGCGAAGCCCAAATCCAACGCAGCATTGACCAACAAACCAACAACCATCTCGTCCGCCATCGTCTCAAAATCCTCGAGCGCCTCCACCAGGACATCCTCAAAGCCTATGCCAATGAGGACCCATCGCGCATCAAACGCATCACCATCGAGGTCAACCGCGAATTGCGCGACTACTCCGGCATGACCCGCAAAGAGCAGGAACAAGACCTGGGCCAGCGCCTTGCCCATTTTAAATCAGCCGTCAAAAAACTGGAGGAAGACCTCAAAGGGAACAATATCCGCATCACCGCCGGCCTCATCCGCAAGGCGCGCATCGCCATGGATTTGGACTGGACCTGCCCTTACACCGGCAAAGATTACGATGCCATTACCCTGGCCAGAAAGGGCGTGGACAAAGACCACGTCATCCCGCGCAGTCAACGCGCCAGCGACAGCCTGGATTCCCTCGTCATCACCTTCCCGGAAGTCAACCGCATGAAAGGCAAACGCACCGCCCTGGCGTTCATTGAGGAATTCCAAGGCCGCACCGTGGAAGGACGCCCCGACCTCACCATCCGCACCGTCAGCCAATACCGCCAATGGGTGGAAAGCCTGGATACCCGCAAAGGACATGCAGAAGATATACGCCGTAAAAAACGCCGCAAAGAACTCCTCCTCCTCCGCGACTATGTCGAGGAGGAATTCACCCCCCGTGACCTGACCCAAACCTCCCAGTTGGTCCGTCTGGGCGCCGCTTTGTTGCAACGTCCCTATCTTGAACTCGAGCAAAAACCCGTCATCACCTCCCTCCCCGGCAGCGTAACTGCCTTCATCCGCCGCGGCTGGCAATTGCTGGGATGCCTCAGCCTGGCCAACCCCCAGGTCCTCGACGAATCCGGCCACGTCCGCACAAAGGATGAAATCCGCGGCATCACTCACCTGCACCACGCCTTGGATGCCTGCACCCTCGCCCTCGCCAGCCATTACCTCCCCCGCGATGGCCACTTCTGGCGCCTCCTGCTCAAACGCCGTCTCAATTCCGCCGAGCAACGACAGCTCGCCCACGCCACCCGCGGCCTATGCCAATTCAACAACGACGGTGAAGTTGTCCTCCGTGACCTGCCCGCCGCGTTCAAAGAACAATTGCGCCAGCGCCTCGCCGAGCGCCGCGTCGTCCAGCACATCCCCAAAGACATGTCCGGCCTGCCGGCCGAGGAAACCGTTTATCGCGTCTTCGACCCCCAGGACTCCCACCCCTCCGCCAAGCGCCTGCGCCGCTGGTTTGAAGCCCAAAAGGTCAAAATCCCCGCACCCCAAGATGACACCGTCCTCATCGTGTGCCGCAAGCGCATCTCTTCGGCAGATGCCCAGTCCGGCACCGTCTTGCATGAAACCAAAACCTGGCGCTGGGTGTACAAAGAAGTCGAGAAATCCAAACTCATCGGCTTGAACCCCGAACCCGGCTCCCCGGGCAAACTCAAAAAACTTAAGGCCGTCAAAATCATTGGCGACAACTTTGGCATCGCCCTTGACCCTCAGCCCACCATCATCCGTTTCCACAAAGTCTGGCACCAGCTCCAGGCCCTGCGCCGCCAAAACCAAAACCGCCCCGTCCGCGTTTTGCGTAACGGGCAGCTTATTCGAGTGCCCGATGGTAGGTACGAAGGCGTGTGGCGTATTGCGAGTGTGAAAGCAGCCATGACTTTGGACATAATCGCACCAGATCGGGTTAAAGTCGAAAGCAAGGGAGTTGGAATTAAAAGAGATGTAAAACTTGCAACCCTTGTAAAAAACGCAATGGAAATTCTCGATTCCAGCTACGTCGGAATTGCAGCATGTCCTATCACATCGTCAACATAGACTCTCCGCAATGCTCCATCAGTTGTCGCGACGGCCAGCTCGTCTGCAAAACGGCTGACTCCGAACGCAAGCTGCCGCTGGAAGATGTGGCCGCCATTATCATTACCAGCTTCTCCGCCTCCATCCACAGCCATCTCTTCCTGCAGGCGGCCAAACATGGCGTGGCCCTCATTTTGTGCGAGGCCTTCAAGCCCGCCAGTCTCGTCCTCCCCGCCCGGAGGGCCACCGACACGCTGCTTTGCCGCGCACAAATCGCCCTCAGCGAACATCAGCGCGCCGCCCTTTGGCAAAAAACCATCGAGGCCAAATGCCAGAACCAGCTTGCCCTGGCCGAGTCCTTGGCCCCCCGCCATGAACGCCTGCCCGACTTGCGCACCGCCGCTCGCAGCCGCAAACCTCACAAGGAATCCTTTTGTGCCCGATATTACTGGCAAATCCTAGGCTCCGCCCTGAACACGCCCGACTTCAATCGTGGACGCCATGCAGGCAGTTGGAATAACCTGCTCAACTATGGATATGCCGTCCTCCTCTCCGCCACCCTCCAAAAACTTTTTGCCCTGGGGCTGGACCCAACCTTTGGCATCTCGCACGCCACCCGCGAGCGCAGCACCCCCCTGGCTTATGACCTCATGGAACCCTTCCGCCCCTGCGTGGATTGGCGCGTCATCCAGTGGATGCTCAACCACCCCCACGCCACCGCTTGGGAAGTCACCAAGGAATTCCGCCAATGGGTCACCGGTTTCGCCATCGAGCGCGTGGAATACCTCGGCTTCAACCTGGACATTCACGGCTGCCTGGAAGGCGTAATCCGCGGCTTCCGCCGGGCGGTGGTGGAAAAACAAACCAGATATTACCGCCCCTGGCTGACCAAAAATGGTTTTGCCAAAGTTGAAAAAATTACAAACCAGCAGCTTTCCTGAGGCGCCAGACCGCTGCGCGCAGTCGGCCGACAGGGCTTCCTGCTGAAATAATGGATACGGAGAAGTACAAAATGGGCTGGCTCATCGTTGCCTTCGACCTCCCTGTGCTGACCCCCAAACAGCGCAAGGCGGCCACCGATTTTCGCAAATTCCTCCTCGACGACGGCTACCTCATGGTACAATTGAGCGTCTATGCCCGCCCCTGCGTCTCTTTCGCCCGCCAGGAAACCCACCTCGAACGCCTTAGAAAGGCCATTCCCCCTGAAGGCTCAGTGCGCGCTATCTTTGTCACCCGCGCCCAATGGGAACGCTCCTTTGTCATTACCGGCTCGCCAGCCGCTCCCACCGACCCTGAAGCCATGCCAGAACAAATGCAATTCTGGTAAAAAATCACGTCACCGGCGAAGCATCACCCTCAAAGCCAAGCCACCCGGGGCATCGCTTTCACCACCAAACGATGCCCCGCCCGTCCACCATGCTGCCATGTGTGCGCCAACAACCCCAGCACCCAAAAAACTGCAACCGGCTTATACCAAGCCAGTTGCAACTTTCGATTATACCTCCCCCGTTTTTTGAATCAAGGCAAAGCGTGAGGAATTCGGCAAGAACAAGCCGAAAATTATACCTCCCCGTTTTTGAATCAAGGCAAAGCGAGTTGAGCGCGGTATATTCCGGCAGGGTTATTATACCTCCCCGTTTTTGAATCAAGGCAAAGCATCAACCCAAGCGCGCTGATACGGCAGCAGATTATACCTCCCCGTTTTTGAATCAAGGCAAAGCGAGCCTGGGCACGAAGTGGTTTTTGATAACATTATACCTCCCCGTTTTTGAATCAAGGCAAAGCCATCGGGCCGAGTGTCCGATGCCTTTTTATTATACCTCCCCCGTTTTTTGAATCAAGGCAAAGCGAAGCTTGGAGCTTCTGGCTTCGGCAGTTGATTATACCTCCCCGTTTTTGAATCAAGGCAAAGCATGGCGCGGGTGAGGGTGATGAGCAAAAGCATTATACCTCCCCGTTTTTGAATCAAGGCAAAGCCTCCAGTCACCACACCATTCTGCACCCGCCATTATACCTCCCCGTTTTTTGAATCAAGGCAAAGCCGCATCACAACGCACAAGATTTTGGCGCGGATTATACCTCCCCGTTTTTGAATCAAGGCAAAGCCAGCGAGTGGGGCGGGAGGCGGTCAATCGGATTATACCTCCCCGTTTTTTGAATCAAGGCAAAGCTCGCTGTCATACACTGGTTGTCCGAATGTTATTATACCTCCCCGTTTTTGAATCAAGGCAAAGCAACCATATTTCATCATGAGTTTATGTTGACATTATACCTCCCCGTTTTTGAATCAAGGCAAAGCTTGCGATTCCTCGCAATGCCACGTATTTCGATTATACCTCCCCCGTTTTTGAATCAAGGCAAAGCTCCAGTCCATCCAGTCCATCCCACAGACATATTATACCTCCCCGTTTTTTGAATCAAGGCAAAGCTGCTGACGGCATTGAATCCATTGGGTGCCGATTATACCTCCCCGTTTTTGAATCAAGGCAAAGCTCGTCATGGGCAGGATTGAATCTGGGTCACATTATACCTCCCCGTTTTTGAATCAAGGCAAAGCTACTGAACCATGCATCCGCCCTGCAAACCCATTATACCTCCCCGTTTTTGAATCAAGGCAAAGCGGAGGCGCCGAGGTCTTCGCGGATGGCGGATTATACCTCCCCGTTTTTTGAATCAAGGCAAAGCATTCGGCATCCAGATTTGGTTGGTGACGTTATTATACCTCCCCGTTTTTGAATCAAGGCAAAGCTCCCTGTCCCAGCCGCAGCAGTCCCGAGTTATTATACCTCCCCGTTTTTGAATCAAGGCAAAGCACTGCCCTCGCCGCTGCCTGCGATTTGCGCCAAAAGATTGTTACCCAGGCGGGGCTGACCGGTTGGCGGAAACTGGTCGTTGTGCCAAAAGTCGGTGTTACCGAGCCATGAACACCGAAATGAGTCAAAACACTCGTCAAGAAGTCCTGGCCCAGCTGCGTCGGCGCTATGCCCGGGCCGGGCGACTCTACAAAGCCCAACTGCTCGACCAGGCCGTCGCCCTGTTGGGCTACCATCGCAAGGCGACCATTCGGGCGCTGCGGGCCGGGCCGTCGGCGCGACGGGCGCCCGGCTTGGTTTTGGGGCGGCCGAAGACCTACCACCCGGAGACGCTGCTGCCGGTGATTCGGCCGATCTGGCAGGCGGCCTTCCAACCCTGCGGGGTGCGGCTGCGTGCCCTGCTTCCCGAGTGGCTGGCCGCCTATGAAACCGATCATCGCCGCCTGGACCCGGATTTGCGCCAGGCGCTCTTGAGTATCAGTGCGCGCACCTTGGATCGTTTGCTGGCCCCGCTGCGGCGGGCGGGCGGCGGCCGACCGGCACCCGGCCCGGCAGCCTCTTGCGTCAGAGCATCCCCCTGCGCGGCGAGTGGACCGAGACCGGCCCCGGCTGGCTGGGCTGGACACGGTGGCCCTATGCGGCGGCTGTCTGGATGACCGGCATCTGTGGATGCTGGATGGGGTGGATATTAGCACCGACTGGGCCGGGCTGCGCGCCTTGGAAAACCGCAGCCAGCACGCCACTTTGACGCAGATTCGCGATCTGGAGGCCAGCCTGCCCTTTGCCCTGCGGGGTGGACACCGACAACGGGGGCGAGTTCATCAACCATCACCTGGTGGCCTACCTGGGGCAGCGTCCCCGGCCGGTGCTCTTCACCCGCGCCCGGCCCTATCAGAAGAACGACAACGCCCATGTCGAGCAGCGCAACTGGACGCGGGTGCGCCAGCATTTCGGTTATGGGCGTTACGACAACCCGGCGGTCACGCCGCTCATCAACACCCTCTGCAAAGAGGCGTTGGAGCCGTTGCTCAATCATTTCCTGCCGACCCTCAAGCTGGAGGGTAAGTCTCGGAGCGGGGGCGGATGGTGCGGCAGTATGGCGTCCCCCAAACGCCCTACGCCCGGGTGCTGGCGGCGGCGGAAGTCAGTGCCGAAACCAAGGCGCGCTTGCGGGCGCTGCACGCCACGCTCAATCCCTTCCAACTGGGGCGGGACATCGAACGCCAGAAGCAGGCGATTGAAGCCCGGCGGCGACTAACGGCTTGAATTCGGAGGCGTCTTGGAGTACGGGAATTTCCCCAAGAAACGGGAACAAGGGAGGCCGGCGGGACTGCGTCCGGCGGCTTTCTTTGTTCTCAAATGAGGGGTCAACTTGGGTAACACCCTTTTTGGCGCAACGGGCCCCCTGCCCACCCCGCGCCGGGTAACAGTTACTTTTGGCGCACAACGGTTGTTTTTTGTTTCTATTATACCTCCCCGTTTTTGAATCAAGGCAAAGCACAGGAATGTCCGCCCCGCGCAAGCCCACGATTATACCTCCCCCGTTTTTTGAATCAAGGCAAAGCAGAAGGGCCAACTGGGACTAATATAAAATTATTATACCTCCCCCGTTTTTTGAATCAAGGCAAAGCCAGATTGGGGATCGAGGCCGCGCTGAAGGCATTATACCTCCCCCGTTTTTTGAATCAAGGCAAAGCAGGCAACACGCGATAGATGAGATTGGTCCCATTATACCTCCCCCGTTTTTTGAATCAAGGCAAAGCAGTTGCAATCGGATTCACCGCTTCAAGTGGATTATACCTCCCCCGTTTTTTGAATCAAGGCAAAGCACCGCGCCAACACCGCCGCATCCAGAGCATATTATACCTCCCCCGTTTTTTGAATCAAGGCAAAGCCCTGAATTGTGCTGCGCGGAGATACGGCATATTATACCTCCCCCGTTTTTTGAATCAAGGCAAAGCGCGCGAGGCGCACCGACACAACGACATTGAATTATACCTCCCCCGTTTTTTGAATCAAGGCAAAGCCCAGTTGGCGCTTTTTCTTCCGCACCTCCAATTATACCTCCCCCGTTTTTTGAATCAAGGCAAAGCCCCTCACCCGGTACACCGTCCCGTCCGGCGATTATACCTCCCCCGTTTTTTGAATCAAGGCAAAGCAGGTGACTCGCGCCATGTAGGAGGCGCTGGATTATACCTCCCCCGTTTTTTGAATCAAGGCAAAGCCGCGCCGCTCCGCGCCCCGGAAGGCCCGAATTATACCTCCCCCGTTTTTTGAATCAAGGCAAAGCTTGGGGGCGCGGTGTGCTTTGGGTTGTGCGATTATACCTCCCCCGTTTTTTGAATCAAGGCAAAGCGGGCTTGGTGGCAGCCCCATAATGTGAGGGATTATACCTCCCCCGTTTTTTGAATCAAGGCAAAGCAAAGCGGGGCCATCAATTCAGGGATTGAAGAATTATACCTCCCCCGTTTTTTGAATCAAGGCAAAGCAGGCGGCACTGAATGCGGCGGGCGGCGAGCATTATACCTCCCCCGTTTTTTGAATCAAGGCAAAGCAGATCAATCGATCACGGCAGCCTGCTGTTCATTATACCTCCCCCGTTTTTTGAATCAAGGCAAAGCCAAATGTCTTCATTCTTTTTTCCTTTCGTATTATACCTCCCCCGTTTTTTGAATCAAGGCAAAGCTTACTCTCGCACCAATGCCCCAATTCAATTATTATACCTCCCCCGTTTTTTGAATCAAGGCAAAGCATTGGGTCAATCCACCCCCCGCAACCAAATATTATACCTCCCCCGTTTTTTGAATCAAGGCAAAGCGAGGAGTTGTTGGTTGTACTTGAGTAGTCCATTATACCTCCCCCGTTTTTTGAATCAAGGCAAAGCACGAGTTAGGGGGGAGAGATGTCGGATGCGATTATACCTCCCCCGTTTTTTGAATCAAGGCAAAGCGAACCTCAATGCCAGCAGGCCGCGGTTTGGATTATACCTCCCCCGTTTTTTGAATCAAGGCAAAGCGTGAGCACAAGCGCGGGCGAAGCTCTCGATATTATACCTCCCCCGTTTTTTGAATCAAGGCAAAGCTGCAATATGCAGGGAAGGCCTTGAGCAATGATTATACCTCCCCCGTTTTTTGAATCAAGGCAAAGCTGCAATGCAGGTGTTGTTGTCCAAGTCCAAATTATACCTCCCCCGTTTTTTGAATCAAGGCAAAGCGGCTCTGATAAACAGGGACGAACTGAGTTTATTATACCTCCCCCGTTTTTTGAATCAAGGCAAAGCCTATGGGAACCCTCGCTGAGAAAAAAAATAATTATACCTCCCCCGTTTTTTGAATCAAGGCAAAGCAACAGCTGCCGTTTCAACGTCGTCAGATTAATTATACCTCCCCCGTTTTTTGAATCAAGGCAAAGCTGCAGCCCAAACGGCCGCGAACTTTAGTTTATTATACCTCCCCCGTTTTTTGAATCAAGGCAAAGCGGGTCCGAGCGTCACACAATCGGTCGAACCATTATACCTCCCCCGTTTTTTGAATCAAGGCAAAGCGCACACCTTGTTACTCGTCGAAAAATACATATTATACCTCCCCCGTTTTTTGAATCAAGGCAAAGCCGGCTGCTGCGCGGTTGCCACCTCCATGACATTATACCTCCCCCGTTTTTTGAATCAAGGCAAAGCCAATGCCATGTCGGGCCGATTCACATTATCATTATACCTCCCCCGTTTTTTGAATCAAGGCAAAGCAGGATACGTGTGGGGCTGGCTGAAAGCGGATTATACCTCCCCCGTTTTTTGAATCAAGGCAAAGCTTGCAATTGAACGATGTGCTGGTGTTGAAATTATACCTCCCCCGTTTTTTGAATCAAGGCAAAGCATAGAGGAACGTCGGCCAGTTGTCGAACCAATTATACCTCCCCCGTTTTTTGAATCAAGGCAAAGCACAGGCTCCGCCAGGTCTCCCGCGCCCAGGATTATACCTCCCCCGTTTTTTGAATCAAGGCAAAGCAACTGGTGCCGCCAGCCGTTATCTCCAAATTATTATACCTC
This is a stretch of genomic DNA from Fontisphaera persica. It encodes these proteins:
- the cas2 gene encoding CRISPR-associated endonuclease Cas2, whose protein sequence is MDTEKYKMGWLIVAFDLPVLTPKQRKAATDFRKFLLDDGYLMVQLSVYARPCVSFARQETHLERLRKAIPPEGSVRAIFVTRAQWERSFVITGSPAAPTDPEAMPEQMQFW
- the cas9 gene encoding type II CRISPR RNA-guided endonuclease Cas9 (Cas9, originally named Csn1, is the large, multifunctional signature protein of type II CRISPR/Cas systems. It is well known even to general audiences because its RNA-guided endonuclease activity has made it a popular tool for custom editing of eukaryotic genomes.), yielding MQSNHKNTPSQPDLELAFDVGHSSIGWAVLQEVNSPSPANDELPTPALLGCGVVIFGADDCLAKKRRDYRRQRRHIRATRQRIARLKSLLAHLGVLKPHQLDKPGCAWPWLLAARVLRGGPLLSWPELWDVLRWYAHNRGYNANRLWSRQEHGEEEDAEKVQNARHLLEKHQTRTMAETICAICGLDPLGNKRSCHLPGDQRPKGLNAAFPREIVEAEVLDILERHKNRLPQLNQAFIHALMSDWKAIGCPSIKLPERYHGGLLFGQLVPRFDNRIISSCPITFEKVFQQTLQETQDPKEAEHRATKAAKVPAAKCPEFLRFRWAMLLANVKISQAGNGHVRPLSVTERQTLHQKMEAKGFLTKDEFKKAVRELTHNQPDNLDQMLMPPDADKMLVLDPVKKALSQPFLIAIWPHLPIRLQKRAIGQLRHGKSITLAELCKNASEEERRRLQQALQDFAAQENTKKKRGQTHTVEDWLKQRLHADLPSARAPYTREVMRQAWQDVMEKGIHPKEKDGCLYRDEAIREAQIQRSIDQQTNNHLVRHRLKILERLHQDILKAYANEDPSRIKRITIEVNRELRDYSGMTRKEQEQDLGQRLAHFKSAVKKLEEDLKGNNIRITAGLIRKARIAMDLDWTCPYTGKDYDAITLARKGVDKDHVIPRSQRASDSLDSLVITFPEVNRMKGKRTALAFIEEFQGRTVEGRPDLTIRTVSQYRQWVESLDTRKGHAEDIRRKKRRKELLLLRDYVEEEFTPRDLTQTSQLVRLGAALLQRPYLELEQKPVITSLPGSVTAFIRRGWQLLGCLSLANPQVLDESGHVRTKDEIRGITHLHHALDACTLALASHYLPRDGHFWRLLLKRRLNSAEQRQLAHATRGLCQFNNDGEVVLRDLPAAFKEQLRQRLAERRVVQHIPKDMSGLPAEETVYRVFDPQDSHPSAKRLRRWFEAQKVKIPAPQDDTVLIVCRKRISSADAQSGTVLHETKTWRWVYKEVEKSKLIGLNPEPGSPGKLKKLKAVKIIGDNFGIALDPQPTIIRFHKVWHQLQALRRQNQNRPVRVLRNGQLIRVPDGRYEGVWRIASVKAAMTLDIIAPDRVKVESKGVGIKRDVKLATLVKNAMEILDSSYVGIAACPITSST
- the cas1 gene encoding type II CRISPR-associated endonuclease Cas1, coding for MSYHIVNIDSPQCSISCRDGQLVCKTADSERKLPLEDVAAIIITSFSASIHSHLFLQAAKHGVALILCEAFKPASLVLPARRATDTLLCRAQIALSEHQRAALWQKTIEAKCQNQLALAESLAPRHERLPDLRTAARSRKPHKESFCARYYWQILGSALNTPDFNRGRHAGSWNNLLNYGYAVLLSATLQKLFALGLDPTFGISHATRERSTPLAYDLMEPFRPCVDWRVIQWMLNHPHATAWEVTKEFRQWVTGFAIERVEYLGFNLDIHGCLEGVIRGFRRAVVEKQTRYYRPWLTKNGFAKVEKITNQQLS